The following coding sequences are from one Terriglobales bacterium window:
- a CDS encoding helix-turn-helix transcriptional regulator: protein MPTPTRTAQLSEIYETLGQLIKNPKSLGLREHLPPRVLATLTSTREFLRQEIDGRSPIAAAENDLAAELSQDADTQYGFPEEEQNEMSFHQLLRRRMQQLHLSNYDVAVSLGCTIQHVSDLAKGISAPTDLDIEELALLLRVTQESLTTSAQPKIEGLAAAV, encoded by the coding sequence ATGCCGACTCCGACGAGAACAGCGCAACTTAGCGAGATTTACGAAACATTGGGACAATTAATTAAGAACCCCAAGTCGTTGGGCCTACGCGAGCATCTTCCACCCCGCGTTCTAGCCACCTTGACCAGCACACGGGAGTTTCTTAGACAAGAGATCGATGGGAGAAGCCCAATAGCTGCGGCGGAGAACGACTTGGCTGCGGAGCTATCCCAGGACGCCGACACGCAATACGGCTTCCCCGAGGAAGAACAGAACGAAATGTCTTTCCACCAACTCCTGCGCCGTCGAATGCAACAACTTCATCTGAGCAACTACGACGTTGCCGTGAGTCTTGGCTGTACGATTCAGCATGTAAGCGATTTAGCAAAAGGAATTAGCGCCCCGACAGATCTGGACATTGAAGAGCTGGCGTTGTTGCTGAGAGTAACTCAAGAAAGCCTCACCACAAGCGCGCAACCAAAGATCGAGGGTTTGGCCGCCGCGGTTTAG
- a CDS encoding antibiotic biosynthesis monooxygenase encodes MFARNVSIHLKPNTLSDFKQTFEKEIVPMLRKQAGFRDELALSGDNDSYVTAISFWDSKEQADAYNSSTYPTVLKTLDKYLDGPPKVRVSGVISSVSHNVTATQAAVA; translated from the coding sequence ATGTTTGCTCGAAACGTTTCTATTCACCTGAAGCCGAATACTCTCAGTGATTTCAAACAGACCTTCGAAAAGGAAATCGTACCCATGCTGCGCAAACAGGCGGGATTCCGCGACGAACTTGCTCTGTCTGGTGACAATGATAGTTATGTGACCGCGATCAGCTTCTGGGATTCGAAGGAGCAGGCCGACGCTTACAACAGCAGTACCTATCCCACCGTGTTGAAGACGCTGGATAAGTACCTGGACGGTCCGCCCAAAGTGCGCGTTTCAGGCGTGATCAGTTCCGTATCACATAATGTAACCGCAACCCAGGCTGCAGTCGCTTAA